The genomic region CAGTATCCCAAAGAGAAACTGCCGATCGGCCCGCGTTACCGTGCGGTTCATAAACTGCTTCGCCTGTGGGAATCGGGATACGAGCGCTGCATCGGGTGCGGATTGTGCGAAAAGATCTGTATTTCCGACTGTATCCGCATGGATACACGGATCGACGAGAACAGCCGCAAGGAAGTAACCGAGTACAGCATCAACCTCGGACGCTGTATCTTCTGCGGATACTGCGCCGAAGTGTGCCCGGAATTGGCGATTGTCCACGGCCCGCGCTATGAAAATGCCTCTGAGCAGCGTGCCCATTTCGTTATCAAAGACGACATGCTCACCCCTCTTGATCTGCTCAAGTCGGGAGCACAGGAAGAGTATCCGGGCTTCGGTGCCGTAATCCCGGGAAGCGACGCGTCGGTCAAAAAGACCCCGCTTGCGTATTAAGGAGTAGGAATGTTTGAAGCAATCGCTTTTTATCTGTTTGCAGCCTTGACGATTGTCATGTTTACGATTACCGTCATGACGTCGCAGGCACTGTACGCCATCACGGCGATGGCAGCGGGGATGATTTTCATCTCCGCATTTTTCTTTATTCTGGGTGCCGATTTCCTGGGTGCGATCCAGATTATCGTCTACACCGGTGCGGTAATGGCGCTCTATGCCTTCGGGATGATGTTTTTTGATACGACCCGTAACGTCGTCGAAAAACGTACCAACCCGCAGATCGTGTTCGTGCTGGGTGTACTGGCGGCGGTTTTGGTGGTTGCGATTTTCGTTGCTCCGATCGTCTCCAACAACATTCAGGCGCTCTATCCGATCAATCCCGAAGTGGGTAACTCGCAGGCGGTGGGAATGGTCTTGTTTACCAAGTATCTCGTGCCGTTTGAAGTGGCCGCGGTTATGCTCCTCGTCGCGATGATCGCGGGGATCGTCCTTGCCGGCAAGAAAATGGACAAATCACTCACCCTGATGGCCGAAGAGGAGATCGAGATGTTGCACTCTTCGAATCCAACACACCAAGAGAGAGGGGAACACTGATGGAAATTACCCTTACCCATTACCTGGTTTTGTCGACCGTATTGTTCGCGATCGGCCTGATCGGGGTTATGCGCCGTAAAAACCTGTTGATGCTGTTTTTTGCGACCGAAATCCTCCTCAATGCGACCAACATCGCTTTTGCGGCGATTTCGCATTACATCGGCGACTTGAGCGGGCAGATGTTCGCGTTTTTCATCATCGCGATTGCGGCGTCGGAAGTGGCGGTCGGTCTGGGACTGCTCATTGTGTGGTACAAGCGTACCGGAAAGATCGATCTCGATCAAATGACTTCAATGCGAGGATAATGTATGGAACTCTACTTATATCTTGCCCTCTTCGCTCCGCTGGTCGGGTCGTTGTTCGCGGCGCTGTTCGGTGCGTCGCCTAAAACCAAGCTGACAGGCTACGTGACGTCGGGCCTGCTGTTCGTTTCGTTCGTCAGCAGCGCTATCTTGCTCAATTATGTCATGAGCGGGCATACGGTACACGTTGAACTGATGACGTGGATGGCGACGGGAGACCTGTACATTCCGTTCGGTTTCGTCGTCGATCAGGTAAGCGTCGTCATGATGATGGTAGTAACGGTCGTTTCCACGGTCGTTCACATCTATTCGATCGGATACATGGATCACGACAAAGGGTTCAACCGTTTCTTCTCATGGCTTTCGGCGTTCGTCTTTTCGATGATGGTGCTTGTCATGAGCGACAACTTTGCGGGACTCTTCATCGGATGGGAAGGGGTCGGTCTGTGTTCATGGGGACTGATCGGTTTCTGGTACCAGAAAGAATCGGCGACCTGGGCGGCGAACGAAGCGTTCATCATGAACCGCATTGCCGACCTGGGGATGCTGATCGGATTGTTCCTGGTTTATTGGAACATCGGATCGTTGCAGTATGACGTCGTATTCTCCCAGATCGGGAATCTTCCGGTAGAAGTGGTAACCTGGATCGGGATTTTCCTCTTTATCGGGGCAATGGGTAAATCGGCGCAATTTCCTCTGCATACCTGGCTTGCCGACGCGATGGAGGGTCCGACACCGGTTTCGGCACTTATCCACGCGGCAACGATGGTTACGGCGGGGGTCTATCTCGTGGTCCGTTCGAACCCGATTTACGACCTGATTCCTAACGTGGGGATCTTTATTGCGAGCCTCGGAGCTTTCGTCGCATTCTTCGCCGCCTCGATGGCGCTCGTGAACCGCGACATGAAACGGATTATCGCCTATTCGACCCTCTCGCAGCTGGGTTACATGTTCGTCGCGGCGGGTCTGGGTGCGTATTGGGTTGCACTTTTCCACCTGATGGCCCACGCGTTTTTCAAAGCCCTCCTGTTCCTCGGTGCGGGTAACGTCATGCACGCGATGCACGACGAGCTCGACCCGTTTAAAATGGGCGGCTTGCGCAAAGTGATGAAAGGGACGTTCGTGATGATGACCGTCGCTTCGGTCGCGCTGGCGGGGATCTATCCTTTGGCAGGTTTCTTCTCGAAAGACCTGATTCTGGAGGTAGCGTTCGTCGAACACCATTATGTCCTGTACACGGTCTTGTTGCTGACGGCCGGATTGACGGCGTTTTATTCGTTCCGTCTCGTCGCGCTTATCTTCCACGGAGAAGAGCGCTACAAACTTTTCGGCATCCATCCGCACGAAGCGTATAAATTCATGCTGGTCGCAATGAGCCCGCTGCTCGTCCTTGCGGTGATCGCGGGTGCGTTCAAAATGACCTATTACCAGCTGGTCATCAACATGCTTCCCTCGACGCAGTATCATGTCCACAGCGAGATGACCTACTGGATCATGACGATCGGAACTCAGCTTTTCGTCATCGCGGCGATTCTGTTCGCGTACAAAAAATACGCCAACTGGAGCACGGTCCCCGATGGAACCTCCAAAACGGAGAACCGGTTCTGCTACAAACTGTTGTGGAACCAGTACTACATTCCGAAATTCTATGACGAGGTGTTTTCGAAACCCTATTTGGAACTTTCGAAAATCGCATGGAAGCAGATCGATCTGAAAATTGTCGACGCCACCGTCGACGCGATCGCCAACGCGATCTACAAAACGGGCGAAAATACCCGTGATATCCAGAACGGAAACCTCTCGAGCATGCTTCGCTGGATGGTTGTCGGTCTGGTGGTTTTGCTGGCGCTTGCCGTTGCCTTTACCGTGGGTTACAACGCGGTCGGCGCTTAAGGAGTAATGATGTTGGATCATATTTTATCGCTTTTGATTTTTTTCCCGGCATTGGCCGCGATGTTCGGGTTCGTTGTCAGACAAGACAGTATCCGCGCTTACGGTATCGCCGTGGCGGGTATCGAGTTTTTTCTTTCTCTGTGGTTGTGGTATGCGTACGACCCGATGGTTTCGGGGATGCAGTTCATGGAAGCCGCACCGCTGATTCCGGCATTCGGTATCAACTACCTGCTCGGGGTTGACGGGATTTCACTCTTTATTATCATTCTGTCGACATTCTTCACGCTGATCGGTATCGCGTCGTTGACCGAAACGCGCCGTGTCAAAGACATGATTATCACCCTCTTGTTCCTCGAAATGACGATGGTAGGGGTGTTTGCGGCGTTGGATGCGATCGTGTTCTACGTCTTCTGGGAACTCTCCCTCGTTCCGATGCTTTACATCATCGGTGCATGGGGCGGACCGCTGCGGATTTACGCATCGATCAAGTTTTTCCTTTACACGTTTGCCGGTTCGCTGGTGATGCTCGTCGGTATGCTCTTCATGGCGTACTTTTACTATCAGGCGACGGGGGCATGGAGCTTCTCTATCCTGGAATGGTACCGTCTGATTCTGCCGGAGAATTTCCAGATCTGGCTGTTTGTCGCGTTCTTCCTCGGATTCGCGATCAAGGTTCCGATGTTTCCGTTTCATACCTGGCTCCCTTACGCACACGGGCAGGCGCCGACCATCGGTTCGGTGATCCTTGCGGCGATTTTGCTGAAAATGGGAACCTACGCGTTTGTCCGTTTCTCGCTGCCGCTCTTCCCGGATGCGTCGGTCTTTTTCATGTTCCCGATCGCGATCATCGCGATCATCATGATCATTTACACGGCGATGGTCGCGTATGCTCAGGAAGACATCAAACAAGTGGTCGCGTACAGCTCGATCTCCCACATGGGGGTTATCATCCTCGGTACGTTCGCCCTGAACGTCGAAGGGGTCAGCGGTTCAGTATTCCTGATGATCGCGCACGGGGTCGTATCGGGGGCGCTGTTCCTCCTGGTCGGTGTGATTTACGATCGCCGCCATACGAAGCTGATGAGCGAATTCGGCGGTCTGGCTTCGGTCATGCCCCGTTATGCGACCATTTTCGGGATCATGATGATGGCTTCGGTCGGCTTGCCGCTCACCATTAACTTCGTTGGGGAATTCCTGAGTCTGCTCGGGTTCTACAAACAGTCCCATGCAATGACGCTGGCTGCGGGTGTGGCCATCATCGTGGGTGCGATTTACATGCTCTCGGCGTACAAAAAAGCGTTTTTCGGGCCGGTTACCAAAGAAGAGAATAAAAATCTCAAAGACGTCAATAAAGTCGAACTGGTGGGTCTGGTTCCTCTCGTAATCGTTGCGATTTGGTTGGGGGTCTATCCCAAACCGGTGCTTGAACCGATCAACAACAGCGTTGAATCGGTGATTCAGCTGATGCACGACAAAGCCCAAAGCGCTGAAGCCAAAGCGCGTATCCCGAACCTTGCCGAAGCGGACGGGATTATCACTATGCAGGAGGGACACTAATGTTGGAGCCCGTTAACGTATCGCTGGCGTCGCTGAACCTTGCGACGCTTGCTCCGATGCTCATCGCCATTATCGGCGCGCTGTCGATCCTGATGATCGATTTGGTCAAAGAGGGACTTCACAAGTCCCTTTACGTCATGATCGCCTTGTTGTTCTTGCTTCTGGACTTGGGGGCATTGATCGATTTCGGCGGCGTTTTCCTTAAAAACGGAACGGTTCTCGGATTTTTCGATGTCATGTTGATGGACGGGATTGCGATCCTTTCGCAGATCATCATCGTCGCCGGTTCGATGCTCTTCATTCCGTTGGCACTTACGTCGAAACGGTTTCACGAGTACAACTATCCCGAGTATTTCGCGCTGTTCTTGTTCATGATCGCAGGCTTCCAGTTTATGGTCGCAACGGACAACCTTATCCTCGTCTTTGTCGGCTTGGAAACGGCGTCTTTGGCGCTTTATACCCTGATTGCACTGCATAACCGTTCCAAATCGTTTGAAGCGGCGGTCAAATATTTTACGATGGGTGCCCTTGCGGCGGGTTTTTACGCATTCGGTGCGATGATCCTTTACGCCATCAGCGGTTCGGTCGAGATCAACCAGATCGCGACCGTTCTGGCCGAGGATCACTACAGCAACATCGGATACGTTCTGATCGCCGTGACTTTTATGATCGCGGCGTTCGGGTTCAAGCTTTCGATGGTACCGTTTCACACCTGGACGCCCGACGTCTATGAAGGATCGTCGGCGGCGCTTGCCGGGTACATGTCGATCGTTCCCAAAATCGCGGCGTTCGTCGTGGCGATGCGTCTGTTTGAATTCCTCGTCCACAGCGGCGTGGTATGGCTGCAGGTAATCCTCTACATCGGGGTAGTTGTGACGATGACGGCGGCAAACATTTGGGCGCTGGTGCAGACCGACGTCAAGCGGATGCTTGCGTACAGCTCGATTTCCCATGCGGGGTTCGTCATGGCGGCGATTCTGATCGGTACGACCCAGGCGAACACGGGACTGTTCCTTTACTGGGCATTGTTTAGCTTCACCAACCTCGGGGCTTTCACCATGTTGTGGGTCAACCGCCAGAAAAACCTTCTGCCGGGACAAAGCTCGGACCATCCGTACGAAAAATTTTCGGGTATGGTCAAAACCATGCCGATGGCGGCCGTTATGATGGGTCTGTTTATGCTCTCATTGGCGGGGATCCCTCCGTTTGGTCTTTTCTGGGGGAAAATGTACATGATCGG from Sulfuricurvum sp. IAE1 harbors:
- a CDS encoding NADH-quinone oxidoreductase subunit M: MLDHILSLLIFFPALAAMFGFVVRQDSIRAYGIAVAGIEFFLSLWLWYAYDPMVSGMQFMEAAPLIPAFGINYLLGVDGISLFIIILSTFFTLIGIASLTETRRVKDMIITLLFLEMTMVGVFAALDAIVFYVFWELSLVPMLYIIGAWGGPLRIYASIKFFLYTFAGSLVMLVGMLFMAYFYYQATGAWSFSILEWYRLILPENFQIWLFVAFFLGFAIKVPMFPFHTWLPYAHGQAPTIGSVILAAILLKMGTYAFVRFSLPLFPDASVFFMFPIAIIAIIMIIYTAMVAYAQEDIKQVVAYSSISHMGVIILGTFALNVEGVSGSVFLMIAHGVVSGALFLLVGVIYDRRHTKLMSEFGGLASVMPRYATIFGIMMMASVGLPLTINFVGEFLSLLGFYKQSHAMTLAAGVAIIVGAIYMLSAYKKAFFGPVTKEENKNLKDVNKVELVGLVPLVIVAIWLGVYPKPVLEPINNSVESVIQLMHDKAQSAEAKARIPNLAEADGIITMQEGH
- the nuoL gene encoding NADH-quinone oxidoreductase subunit L: MELYLYLALFAPLVGSLFAALFGASPKTKLTGYVTSGLLFVSFVSSAILLNYVMSGHTVHVELMTWMATGDLYIPFGFVVDQVSVVMMMVVTVVSTVVHIYSIGYMDHDKGFNRFFSWLSAFVFSMMVLVMSDNFAGLFIGWEGVGLCSWGLIGFWYQKESATWAANEAFIMNRIADLGMLIGLFLVYWNIGSLQYDVVFSQIGNLPVEVVTWIGIFLFIGAMGKSAQFPLHTWLADAMEGPTPVSALIHAATMVTAGVYLVVRSNPIYDLIPNVGIFIASLGAFVAFFAASMALVNRDMKRIIAYSTLSQLGYMFVAAGLGAYWVALFHLMAHAFFKALLFLGAGNVMHAMHDELDPFKMGGLRKVMKGTFVMMTVASVALAGIYPLAGFFSKDLILEVAFVEHHYVLYTVLLLTAGLTAFYSFRLVALIFHGEERYKLFGIHPHEAYKFMLVAMSPLLVLAVIAGAFKMTYYQLVINMLPSTQYHVHSEMTYWIMTIGTQLFVIAAILFAYKKYANWSTVPDGTSKTENRFCYKLLWNQYYIPKFYDEVFSKPYLELSKIAWKQIDLKIVDATVDAIANAIYKTGENTRDIQNGNLSSMLRWMVVGLVVLLALAVAFTVGYNAVGA
- the nuoK gene encoding NADH-quinone oxidoreductase subunit NuoK; translation: MEITLTHYLVLSTVLFAIGLIGVMRRKNLLMLFFATEILLNATNIAFAAISHYIGDLSGQMFAFFIIAIAASEVAVGLGLLIVWYKRTGKIDLDQMTSMRG
- the nuoI gene encoding NADH-quinone oxidoreductase subunit NuoI, giving the protein MHHGHEEIFTDRNVSENSAYYYVDIESYPESGWDKFKQVVRRTFSGELFVGLWVVLREMIKFDIHTVQYPKEKLPIGPRYRAVHKLLRLWESGYERCIGCGLCEKICISDCIRMDTRIDENSRKEVTEYSINLGRCIFCGYCAEVCPELAIVHGPRYENASEQRAHFVIKDDMLTPLDLLKSGAQEEYPGFGAVIPGSDASVKKTPLAY
- a CDS encoding NADH-quinone oxidoreductase subunit J: MFEAIAFYLFAALTIVMFTITVMTSQALYAITAMAAGMIFISAFFFILGADFLGAIQIIVYTGAVMALYAFGMMFFDTTRNVVEKRTNPQIVFVLGVLAAVLVVAIFVAPIVSNNIQALYPINPEVGNSQAVGMVLFTKYLVPFEVAAVMLLVAMIAGIVLAGKKMDKSLTLMAEEEIEMLHSSNPTHQERGEH
- the nuoN gene encoding NADH-quinone oxidoreductase subunit NuoN, encoding MLEPVNVSLASLNLATLAPMLIAIIGALSILMIDLVKEGLHKSLYVMIALLFLLLDLGALIDFGGVFLKNGTVLGFFDVMLMDGIAILSQIIIVAGSMLFIPLALTSKRFHEYNYPEYFALFLFMIAGFQFMVATDNLILVFVGLETASLALYTLIALHNRSKSFEAAVKYFTMGALAAGFYAFGAMILYAISGSVEINQIATVLAEDHYSNIGYVLIAVTFMIAAFGFKLSMVPFHTWTPDVYEGSSAALAGYMSIVPKIAAFVVAMRLFEFLVHSGVVWLQVILYIGVVVTMTAANIWALVQTDVKRMLAYSSISHAGFVMAAILIGTTQANTGLFLYWALFSFTNLGAFTMLWVNRQKNLLPGQSSDHPYEKFSGMVKTMPMAAVMMGLFMLSLAGIPPFGLFWGKMYMIGSAVSAGYTLLALIMALNSAIAGYYYLKLIVFMFMKEPMVGYEKYYLMNASLSLKTIIGVAAVGTIFAVFAVNPLLEVITLFVYNSGY